TCATGCTTCCGTAGTTGTCGCGAGGCATACGCGATGACTCGACCATATTGCATAAGAACACAACCTAACCCAACTCGTGAAGCATCCGTGTAAACCGTGTAAGGTTTACCTTGCTCGGGCAAAGCTAATACAGGTGCGGTCGTGAGAgcttccttcaacttcttgaatgCCTTCTCGGTTTCTTCCACCCATAAGAAAGGAACTCCTTTACCGTTAAGTTTAGTTAAAGGCATTGCAATAGAGGAAAAGTCCTTAACAAACTTCCAATAATAGCCCGCAAGTCCGAGAAAACTCCTCACTTCTGTCACAGTGGTAGGTCGAGGCCATTCTGGATCAGCAGCCACGCCCTCTCCTGATACTATGTGACCCAGAaatcctatctctctcttcgAAAACGAGCACTTGCTGAACTTGGCAAATAGCTTCTGATTCCGTAACCTATCCATAACCAGTCTCAGATGCTCTTTGTGCTCTTCCTTACTTCTCGAGTACACCAGGATGTCATCAATGAAAATGATCACGAACATGTCGAGATAGTCGTGAAACACTTCATTCATCAAACGCATGAAAGCAGCAGGTGCATTTGTGAGGCCAAAGGGCATAACTACAAACTCGTACTGCCCATACCTCGTCCGAAACGCCGTCTTCATAATGTCTGACTTGGCAATAGGAATTTTGTGATACCCTGATGCCAAATCAATCTTTGAAAACAACCTAGCTCCCTTTAGTTGATCTAACAACTCGTCTATCCTCGGAAGAGGATACTTATCTTTTATCGTGATATTGTTCATACCACGATAATCGATACACAGCCTCATGCTTccgtccttcttcttcacaaatagCACAGGAGCTCCCCAAGGTGAAGAGCTTGACCGGATGAATCCCTTTTCTAATAgatcttccaattgcttctttagctcggccaacTCCGCAGGTGCCATCCGATATGGTACCTTAGCTATAGGTTTTGGTTCAGGCTCCAAAGTAGTAGTAAAGGGATTACTCCGAGGTGGAGGTAGTTCCTTTAGTGGCGCAAATACATCTCAAACTCCTGGACCACTTCAATTTCTTCGACCTTAACTTTATCATTAGTGGCTCCTCCACTAACCGATAAGGTCACCAAATATACTTCCCCGTcttgaaacaaatcttgtacTCTCATTCCCGCTACCAAAGAAACGGTCATACTAGGACTGATTCCATAGTATACCATCTCTGGTCGTTTACCTCTGCCGAACAACAACCTTCCCTTTCCACAGTCGATCTGAACTTCATAGTTCGATaaccaatccattccaaggatTACTTCGTACCCTTTCAAAGGCACGACTAACAAATCTGCCACAAATTCTTTGCCTTGAATGACCAATGGAACATTCTTGATACACTGATTTGCTTGAAGTGTTCGGTCTACGGGGGTCAAGACGACCACATCTATCCTGTCAACCACAAAACAATCCCAAAACCGGGCAGCTACTTCAGgggtcacaaaactatgtgttgcccccgagacaaacaatacatgtgtgggtTTACCAGCAACATGTATGGTTCCTGCCACAGTAAcccaatcaacaatatttcaatcacaaaaactaatcaaattcGCACAACCATCAATCATAATCCAAAATTTCTAAACGCGCAACCTAGAGATCAAGCAATCTATGCCTAACCAGCCTACTAACTAGATTCCAACAACTAAATTCCATTCAATAAAAAGAGGAGGTTAAGAACCCACAATATCTGTGATGGGACCGCTTGACGGTCCTGCATTGTCTGGGTTTTCTACACCTAAGGCATAAACCCTACCTCCTaggttttgcttctttgttgCTGGCTCAATTGCTGGACGGCTAGGAGGTGTTCGGATCGCGAGAGGGGTCGCattgattggcttgtttggacATGACGATGCATAATGGCCCTTCATAccgcaagagaaacaagtgacaTCTTCCATCCTTATCGATGAATAACCCATCTGGTTACTCCGTTGGTTATTCAGCTGAattttgggacaaaaccttgaaatATGTCCCGGCTGATCACATGTGTAACATACCCCAGTGTTACCACGATTGTTGGCTTGGCCTCCAAATCCTCGCCCTTTGCCTTTTTAAGATATTGGACCCTTGTTGAAATTTAGCCTTTCTCCTTGGCTAAACTTTGTGTGTCCACCAGAATGTGGTAAGGTCTTCCTTTCAGCCTCCAATAATGTTTCAACATTAACAGCTTTTTCCACTAGCTCAGATAAGCTGCTAAAGTTGCTTCCTGCTAAACGACTTCCAAGCTCCGGCTACAGTCCGTACATAAAGTTACGGATCATAGTTGCTTCATCTTCACGCCCATCAAAGACATGTCGCCTCAACCTTATGAACTCCGACTCATAACTCCTTACGGGCCTATCTCCTTGAACAAGGTTCATGAACTGGCGCTCTAACCGATGCTTCGCTTCTGGAGGAAAGTATTTCCTATCAAACTCCTTCTTGAACGACTCCCATGATGTGATGGTGTGTCCACACTGCCTGTCTATGCTGTCCCACCATCCTGTGGCGTCACCTTCCAAGTAGTACACAGCGATCTTCTTCTTGTACTCCTCCGGGCACTCCATGGCTTCAAAATTCTTCTCCATCATAGTAATCCACTTGCCGGCCTCACTAGGATCGGATCCTCCTTTGGACTTGTAGGATCCAATGTTCTTCATGGTAGATAATAGCTTGGAAACTTCAGGGGGTTGAGTACGCCTGCCTTTGTTACCAAGTGCCTCAGTCATCACATCATGTAAAAGCTTCAGGGTATTTTCGGTTCCCTGATCTTGTGGTCTTTTGGGGGCACTGTTCTGATCTGGCCTTGGGTTTGATTGAACGGATTGATCATGTTGATGTCTATGGTCCCAATTATGACTTGGGCCAATACTCGCCAAACTGTCATCCCTCACTCTAGTCCGGTTACCGTAAATTGGAAAAGATCTTGTTCTCTGCAGAGGGCTCCTATCgtgtccaaacatctcactAATGCCATTTCCATCATCCTGATCAGATCTGTAACCCAATCATCCGCCTGTCCAATCCATACCCTCTCCCCGTATCCAATCTCGTCCATCATAACCTGTCCCGTGATTAGCCATCTGCACACAATCAAAAGGGTAAGTCATATTCCTACTACGGGAAGCGGCTGGTTTCCTAATCATCTTTTTGCGACTCCTTTGACACgataaaatctttaaaaagcACTTGTGTCATGTATGGAGGAAACCATGCTcggataccacctctgtaacacccccgaacagcataggtcgaaccaccggccaacaatcaaacaagaacatgaccgacggcctGACCGTCTACCGAGGTTTGGGAGCGCTACAAGACGGGTTAACGGGCAATCCAGCCAAAGTTACAAAAAGTGCAATTCTTAACTAGGCcaggccgcccactaacacgtcccgtcagacaaaagcctaaggcttctcaacccgtactccaatctgacgctgtgttagctcggacaagctaatatcagaacaacaaggcaTTTCCACAAAACATTCGCTTATTTATCTTATGTAATATCTGGTTtacaatacaaaaaatattatacaagtggtggcatgccaagaaagcgaaagtacatacttatagtctgaaagcaTCTTAcgcaaaaagatgcaaatctacaccagccagcctagcctcccgcgccttctacgagctcactactggtcacctgaaaacaacaacgagtgaggagtgagtaatctagcattactcagcgagttacaatccccaactagcaaatacaacccctcgctatcccaccccaaacaatctaaagcgagaggttcacctaacaacacaattcaataacaataagcaatatctgaaatacgcagcggtaaacgatagcaagataactagcattagcaagataactagcattatgctaattactagctcatcatcaatctcaaactcgatttaaaccagggtttaaACAACCCAAacactatataatatatataacaaactcgggccctggtgacgttatgttcctccttcactatcggcaatatcctatctctcTACCAAAAAGGCCAGAacaaggaactttcaaccgaccgtgGCCCActgtccttcgggtcaccgcgcgacagcccacagtccttcgggtcactgccacattacaccgtcgtgtaataactcagccataggccatgaccccgtctatctgagtcttcccgatccagcgaataaagggtttccttgaacccgccgggtacggggtctgaaggaacactaactcaccccaatatgcctaacattgtgggttacacaaatgctatcggccaatatacaactaatactaaacccggtaatataacacaaggttcctagtaaTAGTCACCACAAAATCAACACATCCACCttaaacatgcctagcattgtgggttacaccaatgctatatggccaatatatgattaatactaaacccggtaaaataacacaaggttcctggtattaatcgcaaattaacacaatcaatcatattccAGAATCTATCATAAGACTAATTcaagaatacctaactatccacaacttagcgatatcatctaagcattccgcATTCGCttactaaccaatcaacctaaccattagcatgctactacggttctcaagcaataacaagcatgccataacctcaattattaacTAGTCAAACCATTACTCAGTTATacctggcctcctgccatgatccaacttccaagtaacgggaccgtgcatgaaaacaactcagcaatcaattgattattactcacagtttttggttgactgtggccttgaccccaaatccgacttctgcgatccgaaccctttccCGTCCTTCTCAAGTAGACCCACGTCCAGCCTGGTATTGAACTCGTCTCCACTAGAACTGATCTCTCTTGACTTGAAAAAAACCTTCTCCAggtgctgactcaaaatcggcagagtAATTGTTCTCGAAaaatgcctaaatcgctcgaaaactatcgaaactcgatctttctttcatttctttctctttacgttttgaagtaggtttgatgtgttCTGGATGGGTTGAAATGAGAGGGGGTCGTGGCCTATTTATAGGAAtcagcaaccaatcaggaactggccgtgtggcagcccgtgtgtcgcttcgcatggctccggacgcatgcgcggcggcacctcgtgctccacttGTCTTTCAGCATGGTCTGCTCAAATGAAAGGTGACACCACGCCCTATACCTGTCTGAATGCATGGCCTGGCTCCATGCAAGGAGACACCACGTCCTCCACATGTCTGGCCGCATGGCCCGGTCGCATGGATCgcaacacctcgtgctccacatgtctactTGCATGTACAGGTTGGATGTACTGCATCACCTCCTGCTTTCATTGACACACACACTTCCAGGAGCTtgccaccacgtcctgaacacacacatcaagccacctcgagcttcgcGGTCAATTCGGCCTATTTCGGgccttccggtgaattttcgtcccgcgatcaatcccaaatatttttctacgccaGTTCAGATGGCctga
This Brassica napus cultivar Da-Ae chromosome C6, Da-Ae, whole genome shotgun sequence DNA region includes the following protein-coding sequences:
- the LOC125589023 gene encoding uncharacterized protein LOC125589023, producing the protein MGYSSIRMEDVTCFSCGMKGHYASSCPNKPINATPLAIRTPPSRPAIEPATKKQNLGGRVYALGVENPDNAGPSSGPITDIVGTIHVAGKPTHVLFVSGATHSFVTPEVAARFWDCFVVDRIDVVVLTPVDRTLQANQCIKNVPLVIQGKEFVADLLVVPLKGYEVILGMDWLSNYEVQIDCGKGRLLFGRGKRPEMVYYGISPSMTVSLVAGMRVQDLFQDGEVYLVTLSVSGGATNDKVKVEEIEVVQEFEMYLRH